Part of the Anopheles coluzzii chromosome 3, AcolN3, whole genome shotgun sequence genome is shown below.
ttgaTTGgattggtaaaccctgtaatgaaATGTAGCAGAAAACTTCAAAATTTCACAGCCAATTTCGCTCGAGCTGTAAGCCTTAAgcggaaaataatgaaaaaatatgttaaatgtAACATTAACTCTTCAAAACGTAGCCATTAATGGGAGTTTTTCATATTTCGATAAATAATTGCGATttagcatttaaaaaaacaatagttCACGTTCATTTTCACTTTACACTTTACACAACAAAACCCTTCACCCCGAAAAGCTTACCTTTCGCTCCGTCAGCACGTACAGATGATCGTTCGTGGGCGCAAACATGCTGTCCGGCAGGATGGCCGACCCATCCTCATCCACCAGCATTCGCTCGTACTCACCGGCCTCCCGCCCGGACAGCAGCACCTTCCGTATCCACCCATCGTTGCTCCCAACGAACGCGAGCGTATGTGGCCCGATGCTCGTGACCGCGATCGAGGTAAGCGAAACGCCTTCCCCGAACGCGAACCGGGCCGACGCAATCACCGGCGTCACGCCACTAATCTTCAGCCCCACGTGGCAGAAGCTGAATATGTTGCCGAGCGAACCGGCCACCGGACACTTGCCGTCGTTGATCGTGCCCGAAATGTAGCCCAGATTGCGATCCTTGATCGTGCCGTTAAAGCAGGCTGTGTAGCAGGGAAAGAGATTGAAGTTAATTGTGAATCTTGCGaccaaaatacacacaatAAGAAAGCAAACGTACAGTGAATGTTCTCGTTAAACACCTCCTCGATGTCCTTCAGGCTGTACATGCAGATGGCGGAGCGGTTCTGCGGCTCGTCGGTGATTTCCTTCGACGGAGAAAACACCGCCACCAGCAGATAGTCCTCCCGCTTGATGCCCATATCGTTGCTGAGCTTCTGGCCGGCCTGGGCCAGCTTTGCATCGCGCAGTATGTTGTAGTCCGTCCCGTTCACCATGCAAGTGATGGTTACCTACAAAACAGACGAAAGGTAAGGTTATAGAGATGCGCCAATTTGCACGATCCTGATCCTCTCGAAAGCCCTTACCTCCGTGTAGCTATCATAGTTCGGATCGTTCACGCAGATCCGTGCCAGCCGCGTCACGTAGCCGGCCTCGTCCGCCAGGTGGGACTTTTTCTGCACCAGCACAAAGTACGCATACTCCGTGCTGTTGAACCCGTACACGTAGTTCACCAGAAAGTGGTCGCGGTACTTTACGTCGATGTTGATGTTCGACtgctggatggaaaactcGGCGTACGTCAGATCGTCCAGCCGGCGGGACGAAATCGCCGGCACGTCGTGCCGATAGTCGCCCACGTTCGTGAAGGTCGTGCCGACGTACATGATGTCCTCCCGCTTCCACGACTGGTACCGGCTCGGCCCAATGAACGCGTACGTCGAGGACCGCTCATCGTTCGCGGCCAGCGCCACCTCGATCGGCTTCGACGACTCCGGGAACCGGCCGCTCAGGTAGTAGATGTCGCACGCGCCCTGATGCACGCTGCCGCACGCGATCAGCGTATCGCCGTCCCGGTTGTACAGCAGCACCTTGTTCACGTTGTCCGTCTCCACGCTGTCCAGCACGTCGGGCGGGCAGCCGGCCGCATGGCACTGGGCCGAATCGAGCTTCGGCCCCGTAATCGCTTCCCGCAGCAGCGTCAGGTTTTCGTTCAGCTGCAGCACCCGGTTCGTGGCGCCGGCATAGAACAGCCGCCGGGTCGGATCGTACGTCAGGTGGGTGAAGCGGCTCGTCCCGTTCGGCAGGCTGTACCGCGCGATAATATCGTCGAGCGGGCCGCCGTGTccggcgtgctgctgctgctgcgctccTCCCCTGCCGTGCCCATGCCCGCCATGGTCCGGGCCGGTGCCGGCCGACTGTTGTTTCCCCTTCAGCACAGCATCCAGCGGCAGCATGCCACCGACCAACCGGAGCAATAGCAAGCGCACTAGCAGTTGCATACTCATACTGTTGCCGCTGTTCGCACACTACTGCAATCGACcgaatgcagcagcagcaggcggcggcgacggcacAAACACCGCTCTCGTTTTGTGTGTACACTGCGCGTGCTGCTGTGCCTGCTTTGTCTGCCTGtctgtctctgtctctttcgcgctcacacaaacacgctcacACGGGCACTCCAGACGAGAAGCCCGTTTGCAGAAtcttttcctttctgttttctgccgccgtcgtcgtcgtcgtcgtcgttgctaTGTTTTCGCTCTGCGTGTGTAATATCTCAACGGGGACTCTGTGGTAAAAAGGTAATAAAGAGAGCACAGAacacagaaaagaaagaaaaaaattatgaaGCAAGGGTGAGAAAAtccaaaacagaagaagagcATGTGAagggtagggggggggggggggagagatgGAAAAGGAAGTTAGAAGTGAACGaaatttacacacaaaaattcCATTCGCAAAAGGATAtcgtggagtgtgtgtgtttgtgtgtggatggatggatgaagGGACGCAAGCGCACATACGCGAAATTatgcacacgcgcgcgcgtgcggaaaatcgaaacacacacagaacatTAGCCAAACCTGATGAAGGAGGATATGGGGGGAGAGGGGCTGAGTTTTTGTCAAGCATGTGTAAGAACACTGATCCAATGatcggagggggggggggggggtagaaaCAAACGGGAAGCGACGGTGTGGGAGATGGAAAGCGTAAGCATAAGCATAAAGCGAAAAAACTAGGGGGAGAACGAATGTGTATGTGATGGGAAAcgggagcgaaagagagagagagagaggagagaatgAAACGTGCAACGGGCGAGAtgaagagaggaagagagaacACGGGGGGGTAAGAGTGCTTTGTGCAACCCCTTgacaaaaacaagaagaaagaaactgaactgaaaggaaaggaagaaagaacTCCAGCAAAAAGGGGGTTCGGGTGGGAGCAAAAGGGTGGGGGAGGGAGTGGGGGAGCCCACGAATGATTGGGTGCTTATGAGAAGCGCACTCGCGCCCCCTTTCTTTTGCGCGAAGAGGGctgctttttcgttttttgttcgatatttggaatgcacacacacacacacacatgcctcctttcttccttccttccttcccagtgtgtatgtgtgtatgcaccCGCGCGTGCAGTATGTCTCGTGTGCAGTCGCGCGGATTGTTTGGCGGAGTACAGAGAAGAGGAAGGAACGGAACgggggggtttcttttttgcctACCGTTCTCCTGTTTCTGTTCCTGGCTCCCTgcgtgcaccaccaccacctcccccACTCTCTATCCGCTGaatgcaccagcagcagaagcgcTGCAATTGTCGTCGCCCcctcgtcgtcgttgtcggcGGCGGCTTCGTGCTCGTGCTCGCGCTCGTCCTGGCACGTCGTTCGGCGGGGAGTCCCTGCTGCCCGTTCTAGTCCTGCACCGCCGTCGTCTCCCCCGTCGTAGTTGCGTTGTCGCtgcggctgcggcggcggcggcggctgctgctgctgctgccctccCTCCCGTTGGCGGCGTTGAGTGGTTGCGTCGACgacgtcgttgttgttgttgctgctgctgctgttgtgttgttgcgTTAATTACCCAATACGCTCCGCCGCTCGTTGCATCCATTACGATTCGCACAGTCCCATCTTCACAGACACACGCGCACGGACACTCTCCCTcccccacacaaacacacacgggcgCGCGGGGGTCGTCCTCGCCGCGGGGACTAAGGAGAACCCCTTTTTTTGATTTGCTTTAAATTGGCCACCctccggggttttttttccaccaccGCACCGTTTTCAGAATGAAGCACCACACCAGCACCACTCACAATCACTAATTGCCACTTTCCTGTGGGGCCACCGATGGCACGTTGTGAAAAACAATGGCCTCCCCCCTTGGTACACCGTTTGgcgagaagaaaacaacacacacacacacacacacacacacacacttacgcacgaaagcgaaaaataataaaatacacTTTTCACATAgcacaactttttttttaattccaaaaTTACCCCTTTCTACTCCTTCTTCCCTTTTCCAACAAAAACACTCCTTAAAGAAGAAAGAACACACGGGGCACACGGAGATTATTCGTTCACAACTTTCGGGGTCGGAATTTTCGgtgcttctgtgtgtgtcttctttcttAGTAGGCGGCCGCCATCTTGCCTGCCCCGCTGCTTGTACGGAATGGCTTGTGTGCTGTAGCCTCCCACACTACCaccaccttcttcttcttcttcttcttcttccgctTCACTGGGCAGCACTGGTCGACAGAGACACGGGTCGTATTTCGGACTGGTTCGGAGGCGTTTTTCACTGACAATTTCCACACCGTTCCGCACCCGTGCGCGATGCCGTGAGCGTTCCTGCACGCTTTCCACCGTACCGAAGGCACCGAATTAACCGAATTTCATGCATGTACGGCCGAGCGCAAAAAAAGCTGTGTGGCACCAGCTCCGGAGTtgagaacacacacaaacgcaaacgcCACCACCGCTGCGCACCTTTTGCCTTGTGgtgccgtttttttctcctatttGTTTATGGCCAAACTTGTTTATGACAAGATTAATAGATTCTTTCCCTTTATTCttgctgctctctctctcgcaaaGTGCAAAGATGGCGGACGGGCTTCGGGTTGACGTTTGCTTCGTTCAGTTCGTTCGTCGCAGCGCTTGTCGCTTTCGTTCAGCTGCGAGATTTGAATTGGCCGTTGGTGGGGCGCAAGaggaaaattataaaaaatgtccttttttatgcagttttacacaaaaaagagatCACTACTTGCTAAGAGAGTGAATAGcttaataataattcaattataaGCACATTTGAAGCAATCAAAATAACAATTGTGTGACAAaagaataattgtgttttaaaCGACACCCAAACCAAAGCCCAAATGCGATTTTAATTCGACCCTCCTTTGTTACACTTTATTCACACCGTTATTCGGAGATTTTGTTCACAATTCGAACACGTGGCAGTGGCCGCCATTATTTAGCTTAATGTAATATTCTATAATAATTTCCGTCGCTTGCTATTTAGCTTTCCGCTTCCCTCACAGCTCCTCTTTGGCATCCTGCTGCTTCTTTTCCTCCAGCTGCTCGTACAGGCACTGGTGGTTGCCGTTCTTGAGCACATTGTCCTCGCACAGGTACTCGATCAGCGGTTTCTGCTCCTGCTTCTCGAAGTACCACTTCTCGATCACGTCCTCGTACCGCTCGATCAGCGTTTCGCACTGCGTCTTCATCTGCGTAATCTCGGCGGACGGTTTGTCCCACAGCTCGTACGGGATGCCCAGGTCCACCTTGACGCCCTTGTCGACCAGCCCGTGCAGCGTTTGGAACGTTTGCGACATGCCCTTGGCAAACCGGGTGCTATCCTTACGCTCCTTGTGGATGTTGTACTCGAGGATGCGCTCGCACACGTTTTCGAGCGTTTCGAGCAGCCGCAGCTCGCTCCGCCGGTACTCGGTGCGCTTCTTGGGCTTCACATCGTCCACCGAGTAGCTGTGAGGcaggcaaaagcaaacaagcaaaaagcaaacaaagggTAACATTAACATCGAAAAGCGTGGAGGGTAAACGAAACCCGAAAACGGATCGACCTACCCGAGCTCGATGACGTCGTGCGAGCGGCCCGTTTCGCTGAGCCGGGCCTGCAGTTCGGTGGCGAGTATTTTGCACGCCTCGCAGCGATCCGCATACTTGACGCCTTCGTTCTCCTCCGGTCCACCGTACGTCGCGGGGATGAGTAACGCAGCAAGGGCGAAAAGTGCCAGCACTGTATGCTGCATGGTGGCGTTGCGATCGGCAACAGCTGATAGCGAACAATTAAGAAACGAGGCCTAAGATGCCTCGGAGAATGCTACGTCGCCTTTCCGCCTCCCTCCTTATCAGACGATCCACCACGACAGCACCGCAATAAGGAGCCGGTTTGTTCAGGAGCAAAGCGTTTTTCCTATTTGCTTTCTATTGGGGAACTCGATTTGGCCCTTTTGGCAATCGCTtgatgcacacacgcacaccgtcGGGTTGGGATTTAAACTGCAACTAACTTCTCTGGCGGCAGCAAGACACACACTGCTTGTTGGCTGCATCAGACGGgggtaataataataacaacataACCACAAATACAACACGGTCAAACGGCGCAGTTTTGAACCGGGCGCTGTAAACCCGAAAAACTGAGTCAGAATTTCTGTTGTTTTGATTCAAGGTGTGTAGACCCGAAAAGGTGTTTTCCTTCTCTATAAACACCTTTACCTTTACctagaaaaatgtaaacaaagcaaGACGAGCGCACACGGACAGTTTTCCTTCTGGGCCGTTTGGCTATCCGGATTTGTGCGTTtgagagaaaagaaagaaaaaaaaacgcacgcaaAGAAATGCGTAAAAAATAGCCCTTCCCGTCTCGTGCTCCGGAAAGTAGGTCACAAGGTCTAGTGCAGTGGTGCAgggtttgtatttttaaaaatagtgcaaagggttttgctatttttaacaaaaagggcaaaagtcgcacacatacaaattaTGTCACTGTCGATTCGTGCTGGTCAGCAGGGAGGAAGGGAACTATTGCGCATTGGCATTCGGTGTTTTCACAAGAAAACGCGCGTTCCTTCGCATCTCACAAAACCATTTGCATCCTCCATTCTAGTACGTTttggggtttatttttttgtacaaagaagcaaaccaccgccaccgaaCGGCACTGTCCTAAGGGTTGTTGTgggggttgtgttttttccaTCCCCTCCCGCGATTTGTACTTGCCAGTctagagtgagagagaaagagaaccaGCTGCTGCCAGACTCGAGTCGCCCCCCAGACAGTGTGCAGCGCGGCGTTCGCAGAGCATTTCGCGTTAAAGTCTCGCGCGTGTCGTGTCGTGCTTGCGCGTAGagttaacaacaacaaacaacaatcacACCAACCTTCCTCTTGTACGGTAGCTTGGTGTGGGAAGGGTTCGGGGTAGGCaggaacacaaaacaataaagaGTAGTGTCAATTAAATTACCTTTCTTCCGGAAGTTATCCGTATCGGAAGCGCAAACCACCAAACACTGTCTCTAATGTGCCAAAAGAGAAAGTCCAGAATCGAGTCGAGTGTCCCCACGCGCTTGAGTGTGAGGCAACAGCAAgaagagaaggaggaggaggaggtgtttgctgttgctgggaaGGAAAACGCAAAATTAACATGTTGACATTGAACACGGCGGCGGGGCTGGGTTGCTTAGATGCTGCTACTACGACTCTCCTttcgttgtttatttttgagcacacacacaatcacacacacacgggcaatGGGTTTAGAAGGGCAGAAATCGAATGTGTGTGGAAAAGGGAGCAACATTTCGGTCTTAGTTTCGTGTTTCGGCAgtcagcagcaaaaaaaaccaaaaccaaacaaacggaAACTGTAAAATTTTGgtgtttcgattaaatttgagtgtgagtgtacgtgcgtgcgtgtgtaatTAGTGTGTCCTCGATCTGACTAGGCACGCGATCGTTATTTGCCGAGCGCGGagggagacacacacacacacatagggtTGCCATTCAAAATTAACCGTCAAATCCACAACGGATTGTGCGTGAAACGGGCctttttggtggaaaattcaTACACCCCGCAAGTGACGAAATCCCCgtgacacagacacacacgcaggcaTACCCGTGGTGCGAGTGTAATAaacagaaagcaaacaaaaatcgaaCATCGCGAGCCCCAGAAGAAAACCTGTTTTTGCgctgaagcaaaagaaaaaaaacagaaggtATTACTAACCACCCCCCACAACACCACACAGaggggaaagaaaagcgcTCCCTGTGTATCGCCATTTGCAAACGAGATTGTCCCatgaaagacacacacacacacaaagacacgcAGGTCGCATTCTAAGCATGCTGCGATCGATTTTCCAGAAGGTTAAAACACGGCGAAAAGCGTGCCCCAAACAGCACAGAAATACAGAGGGAAGGTTACCTTCCCTCTCGCTTTCATGGATGGTGGCCAAGGGGAGGATGTTACTGAAGGggttgcaatttttttttttggaacgtCTGAGACGGACGGGGTcgatcggtcggtcggtcggtcggttgcaACAATATGATTGCGCCGTACGCCGTTTCTTTGTTACGTGATTCACCTTCGCGCGCGCAAGAAGTTGAAAACAGCGAAACATTTCATCACACGAGCGACTGAGAGGAATGATGatggaggggggagggaggagaaggagaggTGGCACGATCAGCTCAAAAGGCCACGAGCTCCCTTTCAACCCGTTCGGCAGTGTGGGGTGGGGAGGGATAGTTGGCGTTTTGTTGGCCTACGAACCGTGTGGGCCGTTACTATACAAACACCAAGAACAACAGCTGATTCGTGGGGCTTTGGAACCACCGTGAaaacgcgcgtgtgtgtgcgtgtgtgtcgtgAAACAGTTGCTcgtaagtgtatgtgtgtgtctccaTTCCGTGCTGCTTACAGTAGCAGATCCAAAAAAGCATCCCTTCCAATAGACACACTAAACACCGTTACACGATACCCGTCGAAAGTGATGATTATTGTTTCCCAttagtctgtgtgtgtgtgtgtgtgtgtgtgtgtgtgtgtgtgtgtgtttttcctttctgctgctgtttttccAAACTACCTCCGCACTGCTCCCCCTGCACCATGCAACGGTGTATTGTATAATAATGGTTTTAAATAGTAAATAAGTGCAGCGAGCgatacacaccacacacaccgcacgTTTTGCGGACAAATTGGCGCAAACACGGGCGCGCGGGTGCAATTGGCGCGCGGTTCGATACGCGCAAGTGAAATAAAACGAGAGCAATTTGAGATCAGCGTGTGCAGCAGCAcgcggcgtgtgtgtgtgtgttttgctcggTGTGCCCGTGCGCAGTTCGTGAAGAATGTCGGGTTCGGTGTGTGTAGGTGCCAGTCGGTGGTCGTCGGTGTTGTGacgtagaagaagaagaacgtaAACAAAGCGCCCCTACGTCGGCTGTGCTGCAACGGGGGTTTTTGGTCGTGATTCGCTTCGATATTGCTACTACTTGAAAGGAGGTTTAGCACAGTtggatttaaaattaaatcatcTCTAGCATGTGGTTTCCACTAGATAGTCACGTTTTATCGTCCTTCTCTGTTTTTCTCACCCCCTTACATCCAGACCAGATAAAAAGGGTAGCTGAAAAGTACGTGATTCGATTTGTGGAACTAAAACTAGTGAAAAAAAGATAGTGttctttgtgcgtgtgtgtgtgtgggagtcaATTCCTGTTAGTGccctcaaaaacaaaaaaaaagaaacaaccccCAAAATGCCAACCTTGCTGGAGGCGCTCGAGGAGAAGTACGGCATGGAGCCGGACGAGAAGGAAGAACACGTGGAGGAGGAAGTGCTGGTGTCGATCTTTGTTCCGAAGCTGCCCCCGAGACAAAGGTAAGAGATGGTGTGATAAGGGAGGGGGGTTGAGGTGGAGGAAGGCAGCTATGCAACAACAGCATAACGAGCGAGAGAGGGGAATGGTCAATGTCATTGTGTTGCTGCTAACAAGCATGTGGATCAATGGTGCGAGAATTTAGATCGATTAAATAGGGAAGAGGTTGATTAATTAAACTCAATCGGGTTGCGGGAAGTTCAATGGTCGACGAAGCGGAGGCGGAAATGCAGACGGAAACGTTAAGTTCCGCCAACGGTTAGTGTCTGGTCAGGCGTCACTTCTTGTAgaaatagttaaaaaaaaagtcaagtTTGTGGGCGATTATTACAAGATTGATTGAAGATGTTCCAACTAAATTGGTAGAGATGTTGCTCTGAGTCAGATTTCACCCTCCAAGACGATGTCTTTACTTGGTGATCGAGAATGCACCATTATTTATACTAATTCTACTAAGAATTCACTTGGAGATATCCCTCCTGACAAAGATAACACCAGAAAGACGTTATCTTCGATCTTTCAGGTGATCCTCCTTGCGGTTTTAAGTCATTTCAAGAAGAATTCATTCCGGTTTTGAGAAATTTCTGGTATTATGGCATCAAACGATTGATCATACGCAGATCCTCAATTGATCAACATgaattcaaatcaaattcatacacctttaCTATACTGTACCATTGTCTCTCCAACTTCCCACGGCCATGTATGTCAAATTGCCGGGTAATAGTAATAAGGGTCAAAGTGAAGGGAGATTCTTTTGATAAGATattacagtctgttcccgagatACATGGTTCTTCatcggattcggagatacgcggttttctaaatttgacagattaaatgtcaaatcaatacaatttgcttcaagatcggtataaattgcatttttgctaacaaattgaaaccgcttaaaagccagaaatattaCAATTTTCTGCAGAAATCataacaaataaatgataaagtgtataaaagtactacATTATATCAAAAACTCGGAGTAATCAATAGAATTTTAgtcaaaaaacgtgaaattcgacttacgcggatattcgagttacgcggattcgttgggaacgcagaaaccgcgtaactcgggaacagactgtatatgTTTTCCTTTGGAGTAACTAACTGCCTTTCGTTTAGTATAATTAATGTGGAATGATATCATGATTGGATTCATTTACCGATAGTTTGAACCATAAAGCTCAAGATTTCACAATTTTTCGTCGGTTACATTCACTTCCACTCAACCTCTCTTAGTGCTGTTTTAAGATGATCTTGCCTTAAGCACAGacaaaacttcatataaataATTAAGAATTATATAGGATCATATCTCCCGCAATCTGAACTCAAAATAGGAGTCCATCAAAGTGAAATAAACCAATGTAGCatcacaacacttcaacattCTTCCCATGATGACTTCAGTTCGAACACTAACAAGAAATTAGATCTTCAAAAAACGCAATAATAAGTCTCTCTGCACCACTACTTACACTCATTGCAAAACTCTTTAGTCATTCTGGCGTCTCCAATTGCGTCTTGACCTTCTCGCTCGCTCATCGTAATGATAATCATCTCGCAAACTCTCa
Proteins encoded:
- the LOC120955748 gene encoding protein canopy homolog 4, translated to MQHTVLALFALAALLIPATYGGPEENEGVKYADRCEACKILATELQARLSETGRSHDVIELGYSVDDVKPKKRTEYRRSELRLLETLENVCERILEYNIHKERKDSTRFAKGMSQTFQTLHGLVDKGVKVDLGIPYELWDKPSAEITQMKTQCETLIERYEDVIEKWYFEKQEQKPLIEYLCEDNVLKNGNHQCLYEQLEEKKQQDAKEEL